Proteins co-encoded in one Xanthomonas campestris pv. badrii genomic window:
- a CDS encoding cytochrome b, translating into MSRPTHFNLPARVLHWLMAAMILTMLFVGVGMVASVTQRPWLIDLHRPLGIAILVLAVLRLINRLRHRPPALPAELPTWQKAAAIASHWLLYALMLGMPLIGWAMLSAGGYPIVLWPGANLPPIAPHDPALYAWLRSAHGWLAYLLFATVLGHLSAALFHAWVRRDGVFSSMARGERSAR; encoded by the coding sequence ATGAGCCGTCCGACGCATTTCAATCTTCCCGCGCGCGTGCTGCATTGGCTGATGGCCGCGATGATCCTGACCATGCTGTTCGTCGGTGTCGGCATGGTCGCCTCGGTGACGCAACGGCCGTGGTTGATCGACCTGCATCGCCCGCTGGGTATCGCGATCCTGGTCCTGGCCGTGCTGCGCCTGATCAACCGCCTGCGCCATCGCCCGCCGGCACTGCCTGCGGAGTTGCCCACCTGGCAGAAGGCCGCGGCGATCGCCTCGCATTGGCTGTTGTATGCGTTGATGCTGGGCATGCCGCTGATCGGCTGGGCGATGCTGTCGGCCGGCGGCTACCCGATCGTACTGTGGCCAGGCGCCAACCTGCCGCCGATCGCCCCGCACGATCCGGCGCTGTATGCCTGGCTGCGCAGCGCGCATGGCTGGCTGGCGTATCTGCTGTTCGCCACCGTGCTGGGGCATCTGAGCGCGGCACTGTTCCATGCCTGGGTGCGCCGCGATGGCGTGTTTTCCAGCATGGCGCGTGGGGAGCGGTCGGCGCGTTGA